The Megalops cyprinoides isolate fMegCyp1 chromosome 10, fMegCyp1.pri, whole genome shotgun sequence genome window below encodes:
- the LOC118784395 gene encoding zinc finger protein 883, giving the protein QSASFKQWSVQIKEESNDFEVHAIQIKEELTELELAHSAVDSKATYCKQVKSCDSESVGIKPEPDSVQKGQEAVTVKTESVGDNGHHVGEVKDYPSLFKVKREDNKEQRTYFKQESPLDDADTGESDGHHASTASCPEYFPCPHCAVSFTAVSYLEKHLKWTHQQQYLALLRSRASQSKISTTKVEKMHSCPHCSQVFPSQRRLAAHLRELHPSTPPKKRHPCPQCARSFHYMASLQKHCKEWHKLATVCADGRLSCADCGKSFGALGRSGPHNCIDQNETVENGPLSTEGGYACNVCGKSCTTTQNLRVHMRTHTGERPYACGECGRRFSESGSLSKHRRIHTGLKPFKCQDCGKQFGRMNHLTSHQLTHSGEKPYPCPDCERRFGHKGDLKTHQRTHSGEKPYRCTECGKDFAIIGNLRAHQRVHSKEKGHQCGECGRKFGESGLLKKHLRTHTGERPYHCTVCGKQFSRIQHLKTHRRTHTGERPYSCAECGKSFSQSGDLTKHKRTHTGEKPYPCPDCERSYSNSGDLRKHSRSHSGARPYTCEECGKSFRMVQHLKVHTRTHTGERPYLCPHCPLAFSRPHHLTSHLKVH; this is encoded by the exons CAGTCGGCCTCCTTCAAGCAGTGGTCCGTCCAGATCAAGGAGGAGTCGAATGATTTTGAAGTGCATGCGATCCAAATTAAGGAAGAGCTCACCGAACTCGAGTTGGCTCACTCTGCTGTTGACTCCAAAGCAACCTACTGTAAACAAGTGAAGTCCTGTGATTCAGAGTCGGTTGGGATTAAGCCAGAGCCAGATTCTGTGCAGAAAGGCCAAGAAGCGGTCACAGTTAAAACAGAGTCGGTTGGGGATAACGGGCATCATGTTGGAGAGGTGAAGGATTATCCGTCTTTGTTCAAGGTGAAAAGGGAGGACAACAAAGAGCAGCGTACTTATTTCAAACAGGAGAGTCCCCTGGATGATGCAGACACTGGGGAAAGTGATGGCCACCATGCCAGCACAG CGTCCTGTCCGGAGTATTTCCCCTGCCCTCACTGTGCCGTCTCCTTCACCGCTGTCTCTTACCTGGAGAAGCACCTCAAGTGGACCCACCAGCAGCAGTACCTGGCGCTGCTCCGAAGCCGAGCCTCCCAGAGCAAAATCAGCACAACAAAAGTGGAGAAAATGCACAGCTGCCCGCACTGCAGCCAGGTGTTCCCCTCGCAGCGGCGGCTGGCTGCCCACCTGCGTGAGCTTCACCCCAGCACCCCTCCTAAAAAACGGCACCCCTGCCCCCAGTGCGCCCGCAGCTTCCACTACATGGCCAGCCTGCAGAAGCACTGCAAGGAGTGGCACAAATTAGCCACCGTCTGCGCAGACGGACGCCTGAGCTGCGCAGACTGCGGGAAAAGCTTCGGCGCTCTGGGGAGATCTGGCCCCCATAACTGCATAGATCAGAACGAGACAGTGGAAAACGGACCTCTCTCCACTGAGGGCGGATACGCCTGCAACGTCTGCGGCAAGAGCTGCACCACCACCCAGAATCTGCGCgtgcacatgcgcacgcacaccgGCGAAAGGCCTTACGCCTGCGGCGAGTGTGGGAGGCGGTTTTCGGAGAGCGGTAGCCTGAGCAAACACAGGCGCATACACACCGGCCTCAAGCCGTTCAAGTGTCAGGACTGCGGGAAGCAGTTCGGGAGGATGAACCACCTGACGTCCCACCAGCTCACGCACTCCGGGGAAAAACCGTACCCTTGCCCGGACTGTGAAAGGAGATTTGGCCACAAGGGGGATTTAAAAACCCATCAGCGCACCCACTCGGGGGAGAAACCATACCGTTGCACAGAGTGCGGTAAAGATTTTGCAATTATCGGAAACCTGAGGGCCCACCAGAGGGTGCACAGCAAGGAGAAGGGCCACCAGTGTGGGGAGTGCGGGCGGAAATTCGGGGAATCGGGGCTGCTAAAGAAGCATCTGCGTACGCACACCGGGGAGAGACCCTACCACTGCACGGTGTGCGGCAAGCAGTTCAGCCGCATCCAGCACCTCAAAACCCAccggcgcacacacacaggggagagacCGTACAGCTGTGCCGAGTGCGGCAAGAGCTTCAGCCAGTCCGGGGACCTGACCAAGCACAAGCGCACCCACACGGGGGAGAAGCCGTACCCCTGCCCCGACTGCGAGCGTAGCTACAGCAATTCGGGGGACTTGCGAAAGCACAGCCGCAGCCACTCCGGGGCGCGGCCCTACACCTGCGAGGAGTGCGGGAAGAGCTTCAGAATGGTCCAGCACCTGAAGGTCCACACCCGCACGCACACGGGGGAGAGACCGTACCtctgcccccactgccccctTGCGTTCTCCCGGCCCCATCACCTCACCTCACACCTGAAGGTCCACTGA